Within the Rosa rugosa chromosome 2, drRosRugo1.1, whole genome shotgun sequence genome, the region TGCATTTTTAAAACCCACATTAGTAATTCTCTCATTTCTATAGTTTCTTTTCCTCCCTATTTCTTGCCCCCTTGGGTGGATCAAGTCAAACAGAGACATCTTCAATTTGAAAGACCTTAGTTTGATTCTTGAAAATAACACCTAAAAGCTGACCTATTATCCATTTTAGGAGTAAATTCCAAGACTTTCTTTCCTATCAGCAAAGAAGATCCTGAGTTGGAATTCTTCCAATTGCAAAACCTCCCAATTAAGTTGAACGCATGCTATGAAGTGACTTTGAGAGTATAAAACAAATTGTTAACCTTAATCCTAACAGCTTAAACTTTCGGGGATAGTAAACAACTCCATCATCATACTGGATCAACTTGTGCTTTTTTAAAGTTCATTCGCTGTAGTAAATAATGACTACCATAAAGACTTGTAATTTTTCAGATAAACTTTTCTTCCTACGTGCCCAATACTTTACAAATTTCTCTTCGATACTCAATTGTTAGGTTGGTTTAGTCTCTTCGATACCCAATTGGATTGACTTCATAAAGTCAGTCCGATGGAAGTAAGTGATAACGTGAAGTCAATCCAAGCACTAACCATGAGTTCATAAGAAGTAAGTTATCACTGATACGCAAATAGAAATTTTCAGTGAGAAAAACTAACCATGAGTTCCAGTATCGAAGCGTTTATCCAGATATtgcttctcttccttcttctcccCTCTAGCATCTGCCAGCTTCCCCTTGACGCCCTTACGCCAGACCGTCCCATCAGAGTCGACGGCGACGTTTTAGTCTCTAGCAACCAAATCTTTGTACTAGGGTTCTTCAGCCCCGGAAATTCTGGGCACCGCTACGCTGGAGTTTGGTATAACAAGATTCCAGAGAAAACCATTGTCTGGGTTGCGAACAGAGACAACCCAGTCAATGATTCCTATGGAGTGCTATCGATCAACGGTGATGGAGGCCTTGTCATACATGGAAAGGACCCAACTACCCCTCTTTGGTCCGCCAACGTTACTCTCTCTTCACCAAACAATTTCACAGCGAAGCTTTTGGATACAGGAAATCTTGTTTTACTTGAGAATGGTAGCCAAAGAGTTGTGTGGGAAGGCTTTGATTACCCCTCAGATACACTGCTTCCCTATATGAAGATTGGGCTGAACCGGCGGTCCGGGTTGGAGAAGCACCTAACATCTTGGAAATCAAAAGATGACCCGGGAACCGGGAGTTTTACATGTGGGATAGACCCGATGGGGGTTCCGCAGGTGTTTCTGCGCAAGGGTAGAGAAGCATTGTGGCGGAGCGGCCCTTGGACTGGGGACAGAATGAGCGGTACTGTTGGACACTACAATTCAAGTTTTGTCAACAATGAAGACGAGATATCCTTCGTGTATTTTGATGCTGAGGACTCACAGATCACAAGGGCGGTGCTAGATGAATCAGGAATACTTCAATCGCTGGCATggaatgatcaatggatcaaatTCTACTACTACCCGACTGGGGGCTGTGATTCCTATGGACAGTGCGGTCCAAATACTAACTGTGATCCATACAAGGACTATAAGTTGGCTTGCACCTGCCTACCTGGGTTCGAATCCATATCACCTAGATTGGGTCCTGGTGAGGGTGGGTGCATTAGGAAAGCGGAAGCGTCCCCATGTCAACATGGAGAAGGGTTCGTGAAGGTGGCGAGTGTAAAATTACCGGACTCGTCTACGGCACGTGTGAACATGAGCACGAGTTTGGAAGAGTGCAGACAAAAGTGCTTGATGGATTGTTCTTGCACATCATACACGAGTGCGGACCACCGGGGCGGTGGGATCGGGTGTTTGACATGGCACGGGGACTTGATGGACACGAGGACTTTTTCCTGTGTTGGTCAAGATTTATATGTTCGAGTCGATGCAACTTCTTTAGGTACGTTCTTTATGTTTATAATACTACACTAGCTAGAGCTAAATGTGGTCGTCTAAACAAACATAGAAAAATAGTGAAATCGGAGTATTTTACATTTAGGCTTGCTCGTGTAAGAATCAGCTTTAAGGAAATGTGAGAGACAAGTGGATCTCAACCATATGTATTAAACTTAAATACTGAAATTACAATAACTTAAAACATGTATTTACCCTCAGCACTCAGATACATTTGTACCTCACACTAGCTCAAAAATTGTTCCTTATGTGAGTAGCTCTAATTTAACAATCCATACTCAATTTAATTGTCGTAATATTGTAATTCTTCAAAAAATTATATGGACCACATACTTAGGAATAGAAGGGGTCATTTTTATTTACACTACCTTTATGCTCATGAAATGCATGTAAGATTTGGTGTaggtctttaaaaaaaaattgtatttatGCTTTTTGtgcgtttttagttttattaGAATAACTATTAATATGCTTTGATTATGAGATTCTATTTTCTAGACTAAAGGGTGTTTTGCTCAATCCATATTTTAGAGAAGTCTAAGCACTTCCTTTTATATTATAAACTATAGATAGCAGTCCTACTCAACTGGTCCCCTTTATATTATAGAACTATAGATAGCAGCCTGCTTAACTGGTCAGTTGATTTCCATGCTCAGTCGTGCTCAATAGTGATGAAAAATAATAAGGCAGTTCAAGTGCTTATTATTTTCCATTCTTGGATCTACATCAAATGTCAGTTGGGTAGTTGTACACAACTGAGTACCAATTAATTGACCGTCAAAGCACGATtcagatagatagatagatagatagataaagaaaagaacttgcAGGCCTAACATCAACAACATCAACCCGAAAACTAAACCAGACCCAACAAGGAACCTAGCCAACTCTATCCTCCAACAGCCGTTATCGCCGACATCCAAGTTGCCATCAAAACCACTGCGACCATTATTGTAATGTTCCTCTCTGCCTCTAAACCATAAAATTTCAATAATCACCAAATCTGATGATTTCCTAATTTGCAGgtctttggattttttttttccggtacTTTGGATTTTGGGTGTTTACTTATTTCATACCTTTGTAGCTCAATATGCAAAGTCAGGTGGTTCTCTTAGCAAGAAGGCAAGGCTAGCAATTTCACTTGGATCTGTTACTATTTTTATTCTCTTACTTACCCCTTATTGGTTGGTAAGGATGAAGATGAAAGGTAAATAAACTTGATCTTGCCTTCTATTCATTTATCAACATTTTTCACCTCACTTTTATGTAAACTCCCCTGTTTTGCATTATGAAATATCATCTCATGTGGCTAACTAAGCTTGACTATATCAAGATATGAATATGGAAACAAGCTTATAAAAACTTACTTTTTTGTGTTTGATAATAGGTAAGCGTAGGCAAAATAAATATTCATTTGAACTTACTGCTGGGTCAACCTACTTCGAAGAAGCTACTGGTGGATTAGCTCTTGATGATAGTAAAATAAACTCGGAGTTACTATTATTTCATCTAAACACCGTAGCCACCGCCACAAACAATTTCTCCATTgaaaacaagcttggagaaggagGGTTTGGCTCCGTTTATAAGGTAGCTCCCCTTGTTATAATgtatgaaataaaataaaataaaataaaattggtTCATGCGTCGCATCAGCTACTCTCTTTGATTtctcaaattcaaatttcaggGGATACTTTATGATGGAAAGGAAATAGCCGTAAAAAGACTATCCAAGTTTTCTGGCCAAGGAGTTGAAGAGTTTAAGAATGAAGTTTTTCTGATTGCAAAACTCCAACACAGAAACCTTGTTAAGATTTTAGGTTGTTGTTTTGAAGATGAAGAGAAGATTCTAATCTATGAATACTTGCCAAACAAAAGTTTGGACTCTTTCATCTTTAGTAAGTCTTTCTTTGTTATAATATCTACAATTATTATTTGTTAGTTTCTTCAAGCAAGCAAGAGTAATTAGTTACTCTATATTTCTTACTCTATCCAGATGAAACAAGGAGAGCACTTTTAAGTTGGACAAGACGCTTCGAGATTATCTTGGGGATTGCTAGAGGGTTATTATATCTTCATGAAGATTCAAGACTAAGAATTATCCATAGAGATCTAAAGGCCAGCAATGTTCTATTGGATAATTCTTTGAACCCAAAGATTGCAGATTTTGGTATGGCTAGAATATTTAGAGGGGAGCAAACTCAAGCAAATACAAATCGTGTGGTTGGAACATAGTAAGTTTCCTCTAAAATTAGAAAATCTCAGAATAACTTTTTGGTCTATGTGTTATCATACTCTTAACAAACACTAAATAGCTTGTGGCAAGCGTACCCAATATAAATGTTATTGAATGAAGCTTAACATTcaatttttgtgttctacagTGGTTATATGTCACCAGAATATGCAATGCAAGGACTCTTTTCAATAAAGTCGGATGTGTATAGTTTTGGTGTTTTATTGCTAGAAATCATTACTGGCAAAAAGAATGCTAGTTCCTATGAGAAGTATCCATATTCAAATTTGATTGGACATGTAAGTGTGCAAGTCTATCTATTTTCAAACAATGACTGTCATAATATACACCCTACTTATAATGCTAACTTGATAATGACCAAACTATTTTCAGGTTTGGGAGTTGTGGAAAGAAGGCAGAGCCGTGGAAATCATTGATTCATCTATAGGTGAATCTTACCTTGTTAGTGAAATTATAAGGTGCATTCAAATCGCACTCCTGTGTGTGCAAGAATTTGCGACTGAccggccaaccatgtcggcaaTTGTTTCCATGTTAACTAATGATGCAGCTCTTCCTTCACCAAGACAACCAGCATTTTTACTGAACAGAATGAGTCCTAGTGGAGACCCATCCAGCAACAAAGGAGTTAGTTCAGTAAATGATGTCACATGTACAATTGTAGAAGCTCGCTAAAGGTTTATTGAATGTCTAGTTGCAACGATAATCTAATTGCAACGATAATCTAATTGAGCAACGTATGGAAGATTCTATTATCTTCCAATTGGGCTTCTGAGTTATAAAGAATGTAATTAGGGTGTTATCTTGAAGCATATAGAGATGAAGGTGATCTCTATCCAAATGAATTTTGATTGTTAGTTTCTACCCCGTTGCACCCTAATATATTTGATTGTGAGTTTTGATTGTTAGTTTTGATACCTATAGTATAACTATGTCACCAAGAATAAGTAACACCCTTTTAGTGCACGAGCCAAGGTGCGACCCGACCACGACATGGATCTCGTAGATCAATATCTAAGCTACCCCATGGTGGTCGAAGGTGGCCAAGACCAATATCCAAGATGCTTCATAATAGGCATTTCTAAACTCTCTtgcatcccacattggaaaataAGTTAATGGTGGAGAGCTCCCTTACTTATAAAAGGGACCTCCTCCCACATAGATAggcatcccattacatcttgtAATGAACTTGGGCCTCAAGgcccaaactgtcacgccccggattttgaatgataaattcaaatccgaaacctgaataattacaattacaaaaaaaccaaatctcgaaacttcgagttcattattacaattcactctcacaatatattataaagctcaaatgagcataacacacctcacaacttacaattgttgtaaaactctaacaattgctctaaccgcacgatcaccgtcctggttctcctgtcctgtaggattacccgctacacaatttgaatagtgtaccgggagttgcaacaacacaaaacccggtaagctttttacagccagtatgagtaaacaagaaagaactgttgatttattagatttcaagactaccacaaacccacgttactttctcactctcatatatatatatagacacttatgagttactctcaatttagctcataagatcactcactctcatatatatatgtagacacttatgagttactctcaatttagctcataagatcactcactctcatatatacatatagacacttatgagttactctcaaattcgctcataagatttcccaacatttggtagacagactcatatatatatatatagacccttatgagttactctcaatttccctcataaggttaccatatatatattgacacttatgagttactctcaatttcactcataagttcactccacatttggcagacagactagagctctaactgaacgtaaccactcgtccggccacagacgtgattacgatttaatactattaataaccaccagcccggtacgagagcgtgattcactaatagatgccatggtcacctcgtgacctagtgatctccacagatcacaacaatttattgttcctcaacaataaaactcaacacctctcacaatatattgtttctcaacaataaactcaatacctctcacaatatattgtttctcaacaataaactcaacacaactccaacaatacatattatttcacgtaataatatatatacagacattcacacaggaatgtctaatacaccaacaatagttcatatgattgcaaaataaagcaatttaaatatattgggttcgtaatatgaaccacgtgaggtttactcacctctaatccagctgcgtcttcttaacagctccattaacaatctcacgaatcgtccgccaaataaatccatcgatcacctaatccaataatgatcttaacttagccaacaactcaaaagcacacatatacggaaatccaacggtcggattctaatttaatgatgatccaacggtcagatcgaatttatacgatgatccaacggtcggatcctcacggatcgcccttaggatcatcctccaaaattatcattaaagactcagatcttcttgaatcactctaacaaacatctccataaaattatatgaaaatccgacggtcagattctcacgaatcgccttccgaatcactatttctcaattatacgaagatccaacggtcggatcttcgcccgtgacctcacaaagtcaccgggacagtcatacgatcaacatatccaaaattgaagcaaaaccgatggtcagatcttcacagatcgtaaaccgaagataaacgtaaaaacgttaaatagtaacgtcaaaacgaaaatccactatttatcaactttttttaacatgaccatgttatatatcaaaacgctcgtatggatgcatagataatcgcctagataatgaaaactcgaaatatggtctgatgcgccgccacaagcggtggtcagtgggcggtcaacgcggcggtcaacgccggtcaaccacctcagatggcaaagtgaccaactacaaactggttcaaaatga harbors:
- the LOC133734860 gene encoding G-type lectin S-receptor-like serine/threonine-protein kinase RKS1 isoform X1, with amino-acid sequence MSSSIEAFIQILLLFLLLPSSICQLPLDALTPDRPIRVDGDVLVSSNQIFVLGFFSPGNSGHRYAGVWYNKIPEKTIVWVANRDNPVNDSYGVLSINGDGGLVIHGKDPTTPLWSANVTLSSPNNFTAKLLDTGNLVLLENGSQRVVWEGFDYPSDTLLPYMKIGLNRRSGLEKHLTSWKSKDDPGTGSFTCGIDPMGVPQVFLRKGREALWRSGPWTGDRMSGTVGHYNSSFVNNEDEISFVYFDAEDSQITRAVLDESGILQSLAWNDQWIKFYYYPTGGCDSYGQCGPNTNCDPYKDYKLACTCLPGFESISPRLGPGEGGCIRKAEASPCQHGEGFVKVASVKLPDSSTARVNMSTSLEECRQKCLMDCSCTSYTSADHRGGGIGCLTWHGDLMDTRTFSCVGQDLYVRVDATSLAQYAKSGGSLSKKARLAISLGSVTIFILLLTPYWLVRMKMKGKRRQNKYSFELTAGSTYFEEATGGLALDDSKINSELLLFHLNTVATATNNFSIENKLGEGGFGSVYKGILYDGKEIAVKRLSKFSGQGVEEFKNEVFLIAKLQHRNLVKILGCCFEDEEKILIYEYLPNKSLDSFIFNETRRALLSWTRRFEIILGIARGLLYLHEDSRLRIIHRDLKASNVLLDNSLNPKIADFGMARIFRGEQTQANTNRVVGTYGYMSPEYAMQGLFSIKSDVYSFGVLLLEIITGKKNASSYEKYPYSNLIGHVWELWKEGRAVEIIDSSIGESYLVSEIIRCIQIALLCVQEFATDRPTMSAIVSMLTNDAALPSPRQPAFLLNRMSPSGDPSSNKGVSSVNDVTCTIVEAR
- the LOC133734860 gene encoding G-type lectin S-receptor-like serine/threonine-protein kinase At1g11410 isoform X2 codes for the protein MSTWRRVREGGECKITGLVYGTCEHEHEFGRVQTKVLDGLFLHIIHECGPPGRWDRVFDMARGLDGHEDFFLCWSRFICSSRCNFFRSLDFFFPVLWILGVYLFHTFVAQYAKSGGSLSKKARLAISLGSVTIFILLLTPYWLVRMKMKGKRRQNKYSFELTAGSTYFEEATGGLALDDSKINSELLLFHLNTVATATNNFSIENKLGEGGFGSVYKGILYDGKEIAVKRLSKFSGQGVEEFKNEVFLIAKLQHRNLVKILGCCFEDEEKILIYEYLPNKSLDSFIFNETRRALLSWTRRFEIILGIARGLLYLHEDSRLRIIHRDLKASNVLLDNSLNPKIADFGMARIFRGEQTQANTNRVVGTYGYMSPEYAMQGLFSIKSDVYSFGVLLLEIITGKKNASSYEKYPYSNLIGHVWELWKEGRAVEIIDSSIGESYLVSEIIRCIQIALLCVQEFATDRPTMSAIVSMLTNDAALPSPRQPAFLLNRMSPSGDPSSNKGVSSVNDVTCTIVEAR